The following proteins are encoded in a genomic region of Xanthomonas citri pv. mangiferaeindicae:
- a CDS encoding ribokinase, with product MSESPAAAAVLVAGSANLDFVVRAAHIPAPGETVLGRDFRTFPGGKGANQAVAAARAGGAPTRMLLALGDDAHARPLEDSLRAAGVSLDIRRQTTLPTGVAFICLADGAENAITVAPGANAALAPDDLPALDGVGYLLLQLETPLDSVAAYAARAQAAGVRVVLNAAPAQALPEALLRLVDVLVVNEGELAMLVGDEGDLTAALARLPVPCAVVTLGAAGCLAREGEALHLQPAFPVEAVDTTGAGDTFCGALVAALARGDALPAALRDAAAASALACSALGAQSSVPARAQVQALLAGAGDAPGRAALAARCGLAA from the coding sequence ATGAGTGAGTCGCCGGCCGCCGCTGCGGTCCTCGTCGCCGGTTCGGCCAACCTCGATTTCGTCGTGCGCGCCGCGCACATTCCGGCGCCTGGCGAGACCGTGCTCGGCCGCGACTTCCGCACCTTCCCGGGCGGCAAGGGCGCCAACCAGGCGGTCGCGGCCGCACGCGCCGGCGGTGCGCCGACCCGGATGTTGCTGGCGCTGGGCGACGATGCGCATGCCCGCCCATTGGAGGATTCGTTGCGCGCGGCCGGCGTGTCGCTGGACATCCGCCGCCAGACCACGCTGCCGACAGGCGTGGCCTTCATCTGCCTGGCCGACGGGGCCGAGAACGCGATCACCGTCGCGCCGGGCGCGAACGCCGCGCTGGCGCCCGACGACCTGCCTGCGCTGGACGGCGTGGGCTATCTGTTGCTGCAGCTCGAAACGCCGCTCGACAGCGTGGCCGCCTACGCCGCGCGCGCACAGGCGGCCGGCGTGCGGGTCGTGCTCAACGCCGCACCCGCGCAGGCACTGCCCGAAGCGCTGCTGCGTCTGGTCGACGTGCTGGTGGTCAACGAGGGCGAACTGGCGATGCTGGTCGGCGACGAAGGCGACCTCACCGCCGCGCTCGCGCGGCTGCCGGTGCCCTGCGCGGTGGTGACCCTGGGCGCGGCCGGTTGCTTGGCACGCGAGGGCGAGGCCTTGCATCTGCAGCCGGCGTTTCCGGTCGAGGCGGTGGACACCACCGGCGCCGGCGACACCTTCTGCGGCGCGCTGGTCGCCGCGCTCGCCCGCGGTGATGCCTTGCCGGCCGCGCTACGCGATGCGGCGGCCGCCTCGGCACTGGCCTGCAGCGCGCTCGGCGCGCAGTCGAGCGTGCCGGCCCGCGCGCAGGTGCAGGCGCTGCTGGCCGGCGCCGGCGATGCGCCCGGCCGCGCCGCACTGGCGGCACGCTGCGGCCTGGCCGCCTGA
- a CDS encoding sulfatase-modifying factor protein, which translates to MTASPYETLDDADSADHGPAPLRSEYKFSHVTTGRYLPTPGKAPGWPFADIGGWMIDANESAADWLAELRDWRREHLVRIGYDDANYRRPELLWAQRNFVHAQMMVEDRYFYDAERAEYTVDRYLDDLIARFGGIDSVLIWYVYPNIGIDDRNQFDLAHDLPGGLDGLRRAVQAFQARGVRVFLPAKPWDHGTRDPGTSHWEGLAEIVAAVGADGINGDTFNGVPRAFLDACERHGRPVVLQPESTISSEEQLIWNVQSWGKKAPDGPVPPVSKWKWLEPRHMVNYENRWGRDRTHDLQYCFFNGIGYNAWENIWGIWNQFTPRNAEVLRRIATIYRAFPELVVSLDWAPYQPCLQRGVFASRFPGADRTLWTLINRHEYPIDGEQLALPHVDGTRYYDLWHGQPIAPRVIDGEAVIELPLEGRGFGALLALAPGADTDGLDAILATLAAQARTPIGAHSAAWQPLPQAIVEVAPTAPQTAATEDMVTIPGGEFLFRVGGVEIEGFDWAGLDVQYPWESCPRRHHRRRMTLATFHIDRHPVTNAQFARFLAESGYAPRDAHNFLRHWVDGAPRPGWENKPVTWVSLEDARAYAQWAGKRLPREWEWQYAAQGHDGRRYPWGDTWHDSCVPRVNRGRRLLPPADVGAHPQGASPFGVEDLIGHVWQWTDEYIDTHTRAAILRGGSSYQPQTSHWYFPQAYRLDQHGKYLLMAPGKDRSGTVGFRCVVDAERAHG; encoded by the coding sequence ATGACCGCCTCCCCCTACGAGACGCTCGACGACGCCGACAGCGCCGACCACGGTCCGGCGCCGCTGCGCAGCGAGTACAAGTTCTCGCACGTCACCACCGGCCGCTACCTGCCCACGCCGGGCAAGGCACCGGGCTGGCCGTTCGCCGACATCGGCGGCTGGATGATCGATGCCAACGAGAGCGCGGCCGACTGGCTGGCCGAGTTGCGCGATTGGCGCCGCGAGCATCTGGTGCGCATCGGCTACGACGACGCCAACTACCGCCGGCCCGAACTGCTGTGGGCGCAGCGCAACTTCGTGCACGCGCAGATGATGGTCGAGGACCGCTACTTCTATGACGCCGAGCGCGCCGAGTACACGGTCGATCGCTATCTCGATGATCTGATCGCGCGCTTTGGCGGCATCGATTCGGTGCTGATCTGGTACGTCTATCCCAACATCGGCATCGACGATCGCAACCAGTTCGACCTGGCGCACGATCTGCCCGGCGGCCTCGACGGTCTGCGCCGTGCGGTGCAGGCGTTCCAGGCGCGCGGGGTGCGGGTGTTCCTGCCGGCCAAGCCCTGGGATCACGGCACCCGCGATCCGGGCACCAGCCACTGGGAGGGCCTGGCGGAGATCGTCGCGGCGGTCGGTGCCGACGGCATCAACGGCGACACGTTCAACGGCGTGCCGCGCGCGTTCCTCGATGCCTGCGAGCGCCATGGCCGGCCGGTCGTGCTGCAGCCCGAATCGACGATCAGCTCCGAAGAGCAGCTGATCTGGAACGTGCAGAGCTGGGGCAAGAAGGCGCCCGACGGTCCGGTGCCGCCGGTGTCGAAGTGGAAGTGGCTCGAGCCGCGGCACATGGTCAATTACGAGAACCGCTGGGGCCGCGACCGCACGCACGACCTGCAGTACTGCTTCTTCAACGGCATCGGCTACAACGCCTGGGAAAACATCTGGGGCATCTGGAACCAGTTCACCCCGCGCAATGCCGAAGTGCTGCGGCGCATCGCGACGATCTATCGCGCATTTCCGGAACTGGTGGTGAGCCTGGACTGGGCGCCGTACCAGCCCTGCCTGCAGCGCGGCGTGTTCGCTAGCCGGTTCCCGGGTGCGGACCGCACGTTGTGGACGTTGATCAATCGGCATGAGTATCCGATCGATGGCGAGCAGCTCGCGCTGCCGCACGTCGACGGCACCCGCTACTACGATCTGTGGCACGGCCAGCCGATCGCGCCGCGCGTCATCGACGGCGAAGCGGTGATCGAGCTGCCGCTCGAGGGACGCGGGTTCGGCGCGCTGCTGGCACTGGCGCCGGGCGCCGACACGGACGGCCTCGACGCCATCCTGGCCACGCTCGCCGCGCAGGCGCGCACCCCGATCGGTGCGCACTCGGCCGCCTGGCAGCCGTTGCCGCAGGCGATCGTCGAGGTGGCGCCGACCGCGCCGCAGACCGCCGCGACCGAGGACATGGTGACGATTCCCGGTGGCGAGTTCCTGTTCCGCGTCGGCGGCGTCGAGATCGAGGGCTTCGACTGGGCGGGCCTGGACGTGCAATACCCGTGGGAGTCGTGCCCGCGCCGGCACCATCGCCGCCGCATGACGCTGGCCACGTTCCACATCGACCGCCATCCGGTAACCAATGCGCAGTTCGCGCGGTTCCTGGCCGAGAGCGGCTACGCGCCGCGCGATGCGCACAACTTCCTGCGGCACTGGGTCGACGGCGCGCCGCGCCCGGGCTGGGAGAACAAGCCGGTGACCTGGGTGTCGCTGGAGGACGCGCGCGCCTACGCGCAATGGGCCGGCAAGCGCCTGCCGCGCGAATGGGAATGGCAGTACGCCGCGCAAGGCCACGACGGCCGCCGGTATCCCTGGGGCGACACCTGGCACGACAGCTGCGTGCCGCGGGTCAACCGCGGCCGCCGTCTGCTGCCGCCGGCCGATGTCGGCGCGCATCCGCAGGGCGCCTCGCCGTTCGGCGTCGAGGACCTGATCGGCCACGTCTGGCAATGGACCGACGAATACATCGACACGCACACGCGTGCGGCGATCCTGCGCGGTGGCAGCAGTTACCAGCCGCAGACCTCGCATTGGTACTTCCCGCAGGCCTATCGGCTCGATCAGCACGGCAAGTATCTGCTGATGGCGCCGGGCAAGGACCGCTCGGGCACGGTGGGCTTCCG
- a CDS encoding TonB-dependent receptor yields the protein MIKPLSAAIACILLLPAAAWAQQADDADERTRDRDAVNLDRMVVTGTRVATSIDKIPGAISLVSQEQVAHTLALTEDATAVLARTVPGYAESSQAMSNSGETLRGRIALRLFDGIPQGSPLREGNRNGTFTDMGLVGRIEVINGPSASEGIGAAGGIINYISKVPTVEGHETTVISRYSTQSGSDSAGWKLGVNHAYKSDDFDALLSASYIDRGISYDGNGRRIGMNTSGSLADSESRNLYAKLGANFGEGGVQRLQLSLSDFRIEGKGNYKQVEGCRYDPVECPIPSTNTSERGSIAGSLTEFNDFQQAALNYSHGDLFGGTFTADVYWADQAMRYLPEDGDDRQLVKVDDSFDESQRIYDQSEIVSKKRGLRTSWTRGDLFGVPGLQLRTGVDVVEDEAAQRLALTNRVWVPPMEYSSVAPYAQLTWDVGPVTLSGGLRREDGELHVDSYTTTAYRNSVFVQGGGLEYTETMKNLGAIWRITDTWSVFASYGEGFGLANIGIPLRNINVPGQSVDRIADLDPIIVTNKEVGFNWRGDSAAFGASYYDSKSPFGSTLSVDPVSNDFVMARAPVRIRGFEANGEYRFNPQWKVSGIYSRIRGKTAFWAEAPDGSYGAGGLNKPMGVLDANPDKLAVSVTWNFAPDADLTLGATKLFDRHLSGSDVREYDGKAFTYEENTKGYTLVDLGVNYDTGRYGKLTLGIENLFDKQYILSWSQVPGWQNYWAGRGRMVSLTHTIAF from the coding sequence ATGATCAAGCCGCTTTCCGCCGCGATCGCCTGCATCCTGCTGCTGCCTGCCGCCGCCTGGGCGCAGCAGGCCGACGACGCCGACGAGCGCACCCGCGACCGCGATGCCGTGAACCTGGACCGCATGGTCGTGACCGGCACGCGCGTGGCCACCTCGATCGACAAGATTCCCGGCGCGATCAGCCTGGTGTCGCAGGAGCAGGTCGCGCACACGCTGGCGCTGACCGAGGACGCGACCGCGGTGCTGGCGCGCACGGTGCCCGGCTACGCCGAGTCCTCGCAGGCGATGAGTAACTCGGGCGAGACGCTGCGCGGCCGCATCGCGCTGCGCCTGTTCGACGGTATCCCGCAGGGCTCGCCGCTGCGCGAGGGCAACCGCAACGGCACGTTCACCGACATGGGCCTGGTCGGGCGCATCGAGGTCATCAACGGCCCGTCGGCGTCGGAAGGCATCGGCGCGGCCGGCGGCATCATCAACTACATCTCCAAGGTGCCGACGGTCGAAGGCCACGAGACCACGGTGATCTCGCGCTACTCGACCCAGTCGGGCAGCGACAGCGCGGGCTGGAAGCTGGGCGTCAACCACGCCTACAAGAGCGACGACTTCGACGCGCTGCTCAGCGCCTCGTACATCGACCGCGGGATTTCCTACGACGGCAACGGTCGCCGCATCGGCATGAACACCAGCGGCTCGTTGGCCGATTCGGAATCGCGCAACCTCTACGCCAAGCTGGGCGCGAACTTCGGCGAGGGCGGCGTGCAGCGTCTGCAGCTGAGCCTGAGTGACTTCCGCATCGAGGGCAAGGGCAACTACAAGCAGGTCGAAGGCTGTCGCTACGACCCGGTCGAGTGTCCGATCCCGAGCACCAATACTTCCGAGCGCGGTTCGATCGCCGGCTCGCTGACCGAGTTCAACGACTTCCAGCAGGCCGCGCTCAACTACAGCCACGGCGACCTGTTCGGCGGCACGTTCACCGCCGACGTCTACTGGGCCGACCAGGCGATGCGCTACCTGCCCGAGGACGGCGACGACCGCCAGTTGGTGAAGGTCGACGACAGCTTCGATGAGAGCCAGCGCATCTACGACCAGTCGGAGATCGTGTCCAAGAAGCGCGGCCTGCGCACCAGCTGGACCCGCGGCGATCTGTTCGGCGTGCCGGGGCTGCAGCTGCGCACCGGCGTCGACGTGGTCGAGGACGAGGCCGCGCAGCGGCTGGCGCTGACCAACCGCGTGTGGGTGCCGCCGATGGAGTACAGCAGCGTGGCGCCGTACGCGCAGCTGACCTGGGACGTGGGCCCGGTGACGCTCAGCGGCGGCCTGCGCCGCGAGGACGGCGAGCTGCATGTCGACAGCTACACCACCACCGCGTATCGCAACAGCGTGTTCGTGCAGGGCGGCGGGCTGGAGTACACCGAGACGATGAAGAACCTCGGTGCGATCTGGCGCATCACCGACACCTGGTCGGTGTTCGCGTCCTACGGCGAAGGCTTCGGGCTGGCCAACATCGGCATCCCGTTGCGCAACATCAACGTGCCGGGTCAGTCGGTCGATCGCATTGCCGATCTGGACCCGATCATCGTCACCAACAAGGAAGTCGGCTTCAACTGGCGCGGTGACTCGGCGGCGTTCGGCGCGTCCTACTACGACTCCAAATCGCCGTTCGGCTCGACCCTGTCGGTCGATCCGGTCAGCAACGATTTCGTGATGGCGCGTGCGCCGGTGCGCATCCGCGGCTTCGAGGCCAACGGCGAGTACCGCTTCAACCCGCAGTGGAAGGTCTCGGGCATCTACTCGCGGATCCGCGGCAAGACCGCGTTCTGGGCCGAGGCGCCCGACGGCAGCTATGGCGCCGGCGGCCTCAACAAGCCGATGGGTGTGCTCGATGCCAACCCCGACAAGCTTGCGGTCTCGGTGACCTGGAACTTCGCCCCCGATGCCGACCTGACGCTGGGCGCGACGAAGCTGTTCGACCGCCATCTGTCGGGCAGCGACGTGCGCGAGTACGACGGCAAGGCCTTCACTTACGAAGAGAACACCAAGGGCTACACCCTGGTCGATCTCGGCGTGAACTACGACACCGGCCGCTACGGCAAGCTCACGCTCGGCATCGAGAACCTGTTCGACAAGCAGTACATCCTCAGCTGGTCGCAGGTCCCCGGTTGGCAGAACTACTGGGCCGGTCGCGGGCGCATGGTGTCGCTGACCCATACGATCGCGTTCTGA